One window from the genome of Cytophagia bacterium CHB2 encodes:
- a CDS encoding DUF4384 domain-containing protein: MRNIITAVAFVAAACWQPVRAQPSNAVRVEIWPTQKLEQPFADDVAVDMSVRVSSRGYVTLYQINPWGGMEILYPKSHHCWRVLEPNRAYRLTELAEDIRLDYRGAEGSAYVGGVLTEHAMHIAPWLQQSFAAHGLPSGRNVSGSDALDIPGIITEVEKDIQFRLGANARPAFAVAPLHIQSQQALAREQRRDSPGLAPVSPKDSLIPSSSAPSTLSLQRNPSAAPNAFSKQGKPESRGRDKDRDSLTTPFKGLRKPPANAPEKPKFTPRKKTSSEKQSPKKTRERN; this comes from the coding sequence ATGCGTAATATCATAACTGCTGTCGCGTTTGTTGCCGCCGCCTGTTGGCAGCCGGTGCGCGCGCAGCCGTCCAATGCCGTGCGCGTCGAAATCTGGCCAACGCAAAAGCTCGAACAACCTTTCGCGGACGATGTTGCGGTTGACATGTCTGTGCGGGTCAGCAGCCGCGGCTACGTCACATTGTATCAAATCAATCCCTGGGGCGGGATGGAAATTCTCTATCCGAAATCGCATCATTGTTGGCGTGTGCTGGAGCCGAATCGCGCGTATCGTCTCACGGAATTGGCGGAGGATATTCGTTTGGATTATCGAGGTGCCGAGGGCTCAGCTTATGTTGGCGGAGTGCTCACCGAGCACGCGATGCATATTGCGCCCTGGCTGCAGCAATCGTTTGCCGCGCACGGTTTGCCTTCTGGCCGCAATGTCTCCGGATCAGACGCGCTTGATATCCCCGGAATCATTACGGAGGTTGAAAAAGATATTCAGTTTCGTCTCGGCGCAAATGCCAGACCCGCATTCGCTGTTGCACCGCTTCACATTCAATCGCAGCAAGCGCTGGCGCGCGAACAACGCAGGGATTCTCCCGGCCTTGCGCCGGTATCTCCGAAGGATAGCCTGATCCCGTCCTCGTCTGCGCCATCAACGCTGAGCTTGCAACGCAATCCTTCTGCCGCGCCCAACGCATTTAGCAAACAGGGCAAACCCGAAAGCCGCGGGCGCGACAAGGATCGAGACTCTCTCACCACCCCGTTCAAGGGGTTGCGCAAGCCGCCGGCGAATGCGCCGGAAAAGCCGAAATTCACGCCTCGAAAAAAAACATCATCCGAAAAACAATCGCCCAAGAAGACGCGCGAGCGTAATTGA
- a CDS encoding sigma-54-dependent Fis family transcriptional regulator, translated as IGELPLPLQIKFFRFLQERTFERLGGVEQLEVDVRIIAATNLKLAEAVTQGKFREELYHRLNRFPIEVPPLRERHGDIPLLVRHFLKTCGRSRTKAAKDISPAALKLLENYHFPGNVRELENIVASAILLEESEVIQPEVIRLRLAQPIPEMQTEYADLPYKDAKEQFDKAYFLQVLKRFNHNVSKTAEFAQMDRSHVFTKLKNLGLRNNGES; from the coding sequence ATCGGCGAGTTGCCGCTGCCTCTGCAGATTAAATTTTTTCGTTTTTTGCAGGAACGCACGTTCGAACGTCTCGGCGGCGTCGAGCAACTCGAGGTGGATGTGCGTATCATCGCGGCGACCAACTTGAAGTTGGCGGAGGCGGTGACGCAAGGCAAATTCCGCGAGGAATTGTATCATCGCTTGAACCGGTTTCCCATTGAAGTGCCGCCGTTGCGCGAACGCCATGGCGATATTCCCTTGCTGGTCAGGCATTTCCTTAAAACCTGCGGCCGCAGCCGCACGAAAGCCGCCAAAGATATTTCTCCGGCTGCGCTCAAGCTGTTGGAGAATTATCATTTCCCCGGCAATGTGCGTGAGCTGGAAAACATCGTTGCCAGCGCAATCTTGTTGGAAGAGAGTGAAGTCATACAACCCGAAGTCATTCGTTTGCGCCTGGCGCAGCCCATTCCTGAAATGCAAACAGAGTATGCGGATCTGCCCTATAAAGACGCAAAAGAGCAGTTCGACAAAGCATACTTCCTGCAAGTGCTCAAACGGTTTAATCACAATGTGAGCAAAACCGCGGAGTTTGCGCAAATGGATCGCAGTCACGTTTTCACCAAACTCAAAAACCTTGGCTTGCGGAATAACGGCGAGTCATGA